The Janthinobacterium tructae genome contains the following window.
CGCTGTGCAGGGTCAGGAAGGGCAGGCGAGCCATGAGCGCCTGGCGCACGCTGGCGAAACGCGTGCAATTGGCGAGCGCGGCAAACAGGCGCCCCGGCCGGCCCGCGCGCGGATGGCGATAAGTGTTGTCTTGCAAGGAAAAAACTCTCGGGTGGAATACGGAAAGGTTGATACGCTGACGCTGCAACGCCCGCCCACATCATCGCAGGCCGCACAGGGCGCCGCGCAGCCGATGTGGGCGGGTGTCACCACTATTGCATATGCCAGCCGTGGCTGACCACGATCGACTGGCCGCTCAGTGCCGTCGACGGGAACGCCGCCAGGAAGACGGCCGTTTGCGCCACGTCCTGCGTGGTGGTGAATTCGCCGTCGATGGTGTCTTTCAGCATGACTTTCTTGATCACGTCTTCTTCGCTGATGTTCAGCTGGGCTGCCTGTTCGGGGATTTGCTTGTCGACCAGCGGCGTGCGCACGAAGCCGGGGCAGATGACGTTGGCGCGGATGCCGTCCTTGGCGCCTTCCTTGGCTACCACCTTGGCCAGGCCCAGCAGACCGTGCTTGGCGGCTACGTAGGCGCTCTTGAACGGCGAGCCTTCGTGCGAGTGCACGGAACCCATGTAGATGATGGCGCCGCCGCGGCCGGCCTTGATCATTTCGCGCATGCAGGCGCGCGTGGTGAGGAAGGCGCCATCCAGGTGGATGGCCAGCATCTTTTTCCACTGCTCGAACGGGTAGTCGACGACGGGACTGATGATCTGGATGCCCGCGTTGCTGATCAGGATATCGATGCCGCCGAAGTGGGCCGCGGCATCGGCCACGCCCTTGTCGACCTGCGCTTCGCTGGAGACATCCATGGCGACGGCAAACGCCTGGCCACCTGACTGCTTGATTTCCTCGGCCGTCTTGCTGGCCGCTTCCAGGGCCAGGTCGGCGATGACGACCTTGGCGCCTTGTTTCGCGTATTCAATGGCCATTTCCTTGCCGATACCACTGGCGGCGCCGGTAATCAGTGCGACTTTGTCTTTGAGTTGCATATTAATCCTTTGCATTGCGGGTTGGAGTGATCGTGGGAAGTCAGACTATGCCAGTATAGCCAGAAAACGCGTCAGGCATGACCCGCGCACGCCTGTCAGCCGGCTTGCTTCTCCTGTAATTGCTGCAGGCGCCAGGCGCCGGGATTGGTGCCCGCCCAGACGCGGAACGCGTGGTTGAACGCGCTTTGTTCCTGGTAGCCGAGCAGAAAGGCGATGTCCACCAGCGACAGGTCCGGCTCGCGCAAATAATCGCGCGCCAGGCCGTAGCGGGTATGGTCCAGCAGGGCCTGGAAGCTGGTGCCCGCGTCGGCCAGCTTGCGCTGCAGCGTGCGCGGCGTGACGGCGAGGGTGGCGGCAACGCCGGCCAGCCGCGCCGAACCCTGGCGCAAGCCCGCCACGATGGCCGCGTGCACTTGCGCCTCGATGCCGGCGCCGCCTCCTGTTTCGGCCTGGCGCTGCGCCAGCAGTTGTTCCGCGTGCTGGCATAGCACGGGGTACAGGCTGACGTCCGCGTTTGGCACGGGCCAGTCCAGCAATTGCGCGTCGAAGGTGGCTGTATTGGCAGGGGCGTTGAATGCGGGCAGGCTGCCCAGCACGCGCACGTATTCGTCGCGGTGCGTGGCGTGGCGCAGCAGCTCGCCGCCGCCATCATGGGTAAACGCCAGCCGGGCCGGGGGCAGCGGCATGCCGGCCAGCCAGTCGCCGCACACTTTGACACCGGCAAAGACGCTGTCGACCAGGTGCCGGCTGGCGCCCGGGTAATTGCTGGCCCAGCGGTAATGCGCGACGGCGCCATCGCGCTGCAGCGTCGAGCGGCCCAGGTCGTGCGCCAGCCGCTCGTAGCGGGCCGTCTGTTCCAGCGCCTGGCCCACGTTCTTGCAACTGAGCAAAATCAAGCCGTAGGCGCTGTACGTGCCCATGCGTACGCGCTGGCCCACGTGCAGGCCGAAATGCGCG
Protein-coding sequences here:
- a CDS encoding 3-hydroxybutyrate dehydrogenase; this translates as MQLKDKVALITGAASGIGKEMAIEYAKQGAKVVIADLALEAASKTAEEIKQSGGQAFAVAMDVSSEAQVDKGVADAAAHFGGIDILISNAGIQIISPVVDYPFEQWKKMLAIHLDGAFLTTRACMREMIKAGRGGAIIYMGSVHSHEGSPFKSAYVAAKHGLLGLAKVVAKEGAKDGIRANVICPGFVRTPLVDKQIPEQAAQLNISEEDVIKKVMLKDTIDGEFTTTQDVAQTAVFLAAFPSTALSGQSIVVSHGWHMQ
- a CDS encoding AraC family transcriptional regulator, which produces MTSTDGRVAGAYLLPLLEAAGAHGIAAATLAQAAGVPPHSLEASAASLAARDYVRLLDAAAKLAGDAHFGLHVGQRVRMGTYSAYGLILLSCKNVGQALEQTARYERLAHDLGRSTLQRDGAVAHYRWASNYPGASRHLVDSVFAGVKVCGDWLAGMPLPPARLAFTHDGGGELLRHATHRDEYVRVLGSLPAFNAPANTATFDAQLLDWPVPNADVSLYPVLCQHAEQLLAQRQAETGGGAGIEAQVHAAIVAGLRQGSARLAGVAATLAVTPRTLQRKLADAGTSFQALLDHTRYGLARDYLREPDLSLVDIAFLLGYQEQSAFNHAFRVWAGTNPGAWRLQQLQEKQAG